The genomic segment TCCTTACATTAGCGCGTGTGTAATCACTAGAAAAAACCTCAAAGTTTCGAGGGGGGGAAGAAAACCATCATGAATGAACCGACATACGTCAGTGGGTCAAATCGAGAAGCGTCTGTCGTGACACCCGAGCATGTTATGCTGCGATTTCAGACGGCAGGTCTTGGCAGTCGCGCCACTGCGATGCTGATTGATACAGGAATCTTGTTCCTGGTTAATCTTACTGTATTTATAATGTTTGGTATAGTTTTATTTGGAAATGAAGATGATTTTTTCCTGGATTCTGACAACTATGTGTTGGCAATCGTCCTCCTGGTTATCTTCGTAGTGAACTTTGGCTACTATTGGTTACTGGAAGCGTTCTGGGGCGGGCAAACCGTTGGCAAAAGGCTGGTGGGAATCCGAGTCATCCGTGATAATGGACAGCCTGCGACGTTTGTTTCCTCGACGATCCGGAATCTGTTTCGCATCGTTGACGCAATGCCATCTGGTTATTTTCTCGGGGCGCTCGTCTGCTTTTTCCACCCCCGTGATAAGCGAATTGGCGATATGGTTGCGGGCACGATTGTCGTGGTAGAGTCAGGACAGCGATCGACTCTTTTTCAGAAAAAGAAAGACAAACAGTCAAACGGCTTTGATTTGAATCATGCGCTACTCGTGCTTG from the Brevibacillus brevis genome contains:
- a CDS encoding RDD family protein, with product MNEPTYVSGSNREASVVTPEHVMLRFQTAGLGSRATAMLIDTGILFLVNLTVFIMFGIVLFGNEDDFFLDSDNYVLAIVLLVIFVVNFGYYWLLEAFWGGQTVGKRLVGIRVIRDNGQPATFVSSTIRNLFRIVDAMPSGYFLGALVCFFHPRDKRIGDMVAGTIVVVESGQRSTLFQKKKDKQSNGFDLNHALLVLDERQKQAITREDWQLLSSFISRLSSLTQAKKYELGNQIASIMRKKLDLFDEQTTKEDPILFLQRLYNQLQNEFQLRK